cttgtcTGTTCTCATGTGTCTGCATACCCATGTCCTTGGTCATCACCGTGTCTAGATGTGCATGTGTAAGCATCTTAGGTGCTCGTGTGAACACCCATGTATAGTGTACATGTTCTTCTTGTCTTTCCAGAGGTGCtcatgtcatttgtgtttttgttttttaagttttcctgaaacaaggtctcacgtagtccaggctggttcGTGTAGCTGAGGGTGATCTTAAATTCCTGagcctcctgtttccacctcacCAGTGCTCctcagatatgtgccaccatgaccaagtgTGCAACTGTTACATTTTGTCGGCGTagatgtgcctgtgtgtttgtatacagGCATCTTCAGGGCTCTGTGTCCTTTTTTTAactgtttgtgtgtgcttttgtgttgTCCGTGCATgcgtgtgcctctgtgtgtgtgtgtgcctgtgtgtgcgtgtgtgtgtgtgtgtgtgtgtgtgtgtgtgtgtgtgtgtgtgtgtgtgtggtgtttgggcAGGGAGGGGCTAGGTAAAGGAGGGTGCCCTCACCCCACTATGAAGTTATGATGGGACATTGTTGGGACCCAGGCCCATCTCGGGTTGGTGACTCACCCCTAATGTTGTAGGCCACGGACCAGCAAGTCCCCACGCACAGCCTGTGAGCCTGTCCCTGGGCCCTGAGTCTGGTTGGGTTTGGAGCCCAAGAGACTATGTGTCCCTGACTCCCCTCTTCCAACCCTGGAACCAGCTGGAGCCTCCCACAGCCCACATGGAGCCCCTGCCAGGCTGTGGACAGCCCCAGGCCTGCTACATAGGACTGCACTGGGTACAGCTGGGCTCCAGGGCCAGCAAAACTGCAACGTGGATACCCACTGAGAAGCACAAAAGGACACAGGGGTAGTGGATGGCTGCTGGGCCCTGAGAGGCCATCCCCTCCTCATGCCAGCTTGGGCTATGAGAGGACACCCCCAAGTTCAGGACTGCTGCCATTTGGCTGCCCTCCAGGACCCCGAGTAACTGACATACCTCTTTAGGATCTAGGCTCCTGGGGTACAAGGGGTTGTTGCTAATAGAACCAGGGCTTGTAGTTGCACAGTTGTGTACTGAGAACAAGTACCTGGCTGAGTGACAACAGGTGCTGAGAGACAGGCTAGCTTCTGCCTTGCAGGCGAGGAGCTCCGGTGTCCAGCTGCCCTGTCTTCCCACACATTTGCTCACTGGGAACTGTGCTCAGTGAGGCGTCCCTCTAACAGACAACTTGTTCTCATTCTCACAGAAGATGTTGTCCTCCTCTGGTTGCTTGGCGGGAGAGAGACCCAGCCTTTGTCGTCAGCCCTCGACCCTGTGCACGTGTCTAGCTGCCCATCTATCAGAGTCCTCTCCACCTCTCTGGCATTTCCCTGGCCTATCCCTATAGACTTCTCTCTTCTGGGGCCAAAAGTGGGACCCGGAAGTCCTGCTTTAATCTGTGTTCCCATTTTAGAGAGGTAACCAGACCCAGGAAGCTCAGCAACTGGCCCCTCACCATGCCTGCCCTCTggcccacctctcccctcccctgcatccCAGCTCCACCCTGGCCCGACTGATCACCATCCTAGACAGCACAAACAGAGGAGCTTATctcaacagggcaggaaccaatGATGCATCTTGTCTGCTGAGCCACTGGGACTCCAaatctggccttgaaccctcTATCCAGACACACCCTAGCTCGATCCCTTTGCCGAGCACCACCCTTGCCGCCCAATGACTGCAGTGCTGTGCGGATTCAGTGTTCTTTATTTCCTTAGGAAAGTAACTGGGGGATCTTGGGGACCACGGAGAAAGCAGCTTGCCCCATCATGATAAACCTGGGTAGAAGGAACAAAGACAAGGTCTGAGGGAAGGCCCCAGGGTGAACACTCTTCAGCAGAAACAAAGGGCATCCTGACTCCCATCCCTCAAAGCCTTGCTTAAGCCAGGGCTTGGGAAGGGAGCTGGCCAATGATGTCTTCCCCTGGGGAGTGGGTGCAGGAGGGCATCCTGTTCCCTTACCCCTCCAGATTCAACTGGAAGCCGTGTAGCGGTTGCTATGAGGTATGTCTCGATAGTAGGGGTCAACTGAAGTCAAGGTTCTGCGGGAAGAAAGGAAGCTGATAGAGGGTGGGTGACCAGGCTTGcgcctctctcctctgcctccctccctgagaTCCCAAGAGCCTGCAAGGCCCAGACAAGGACAGCCAAACCACAGACgttctctgcctgccaactggaGCCTTTACTGTCCAAGTGGAGGTTTGGAAGAACTGAGCAGGAGTCACAAGAGGGGCAGGCCCACAGTTCATTCACTAGACAGAGCCGAGGGAACGAATCTGGGCAGGTAGGAGGCCAGAGGAAACGGCCTCACAGAAACAACAGAGGCAGGCGACAGGGCTGAGCCAGCCTGGAAGAGGCCGCCAAGTGAGGAAAGGCGACAGAGGCAGAGCTGAGGGGGGCATGCTACCTTGCAACATGGGGGTGCAGGTGCCGCAGGGTCTCcgtggggttgggggtggcatCCATGCGGGTAACCGGCTCATTGAGGGCGTAGCctcctgctttctggggctggatGCCGCCTCGAGTCCAGCCTTCTCGGTCCAGCCCCTTGGGGATGTTCTCAAAGTACCTAATATAGTGCAAGGGCCGTTGGCCACCACTCACCTCTTTCTGAGGCCTGCCCCACCCTTCACTACCAACCCATCTTGGGCCTCGGAGCTCTTGAGTCCCCTCGCCTCTGCCCATACACCTGAGCCCTTGTCCACCAAGGACATTCTCACTCAGGAACCCTGTTCTCGTTCCTGGAGCTGAGAGCCTCTCCCTCGCTCCAAAGCTGAGACAGGTGTGGAGAGCAATGAAGAGGATCTGTGGTAGACCCACCTGTGACCCGGCCAGAACCCAGGGAGGAGCCCTGCTCCACCAGGCTCCCCTAAGCCTCTGATTTCCTTTCATCCACCCAAAGAGCTGAGACTTAGGCCAAGTTTTGAGACACAAAATGACTAAGACTTGGACCCCACCCTTGGCTTATGAAGACAGAGTTGCCAGGATGCCCATAGGTACATTTGGAAATCAGTGATTACAACCCCTGGGGATTTGGGGATCTCCAGCAAGAAACAGGGTGCCTATACCTGGCAGGAATTCCTGACAGGTAATGGGGGCGGGCGTGTGGGCAGGGTAGGGACTTGCAGTAAAGACTGTTGCCTGAGGAGGGTCTATGGGGGCCTCAAAAGGGGAGCGGTCACCTAACGAGGGACAGATCTTTGTCCCCCAACACCCAAAATGCTCCCCTTTTCCCCATCACCTTTATGAGAAGGAGAGAAGTTACTGTGCTCCCAAGCTGAGGCCCAAGGGTTTAGCCCAGAAGCCATCAAAGGCTCTTTCGGCTCAGACCTCTATTGCTGGCTGGTCCTCAGTCAGAGTACTCTGCAGTCTAGACTCCTTCTTACAGCACCCCCATCCCAGCTTCTTGTTCCACCTCTCCGCCCATGTGATCACATGGTTTGCCCACCCGACCTAGGCCAATATCTGCCCTCTGTCAAGACTCTGAAAACAGGAAGGACCCTAGAACAGGAGTAGGAGAAGGGAAGCCTGGCAAGCCAGAGGAACTTGGAAGACTCAGGTATTGGGGGacagtgtgcgtgcgtgtgtgcatgcgtgcgtgcatgtgtgtgtgtgtgtgcgtgcatgtgtgtgtatgtgtgtgtatgtgcgtgtgtgtgtgcgcgcgcgcgcgtgtgtgtgtgtgtgtgtgtatgtgcgtgcgtgtgtgtgtatgtgcgtgcatatgtgtgtatgtgtgtgtagtgtgtgtgtgtagtggtgtgtatgtgtgtgtgtagtgtgtgtgtatgtgtgtgtagtgtgtgtatgtgtgtgtgtagtgtgtgtatgtgtgtgtgtagtgtgtgtgtgtatgtgtgtgtgttgatgagaGGTGTGCTGGGAGGAACCCTGGCTTTCCCAGCTCTAGAAttctgcttccccctccccccccaaaacaCCCACTTCCTGTTGGAATGGGCTAAGAAAcgtgtgattccagcactcaggaggcaaagacagaaggaGCTATTGCCACAAGCTCCAGgccggtctggtctacagagaaagttccaggcaattcagggccacatagcaagactgtcCTTTTTCTGCTGCTCCTAGATgcgcgcccccgccccccccccccccccgccatgccCTGGTCTCAGAAgctgcctccccacctccccaccccccaccctccaccatccccaccccccaccccccaccccgtctcttgggctcccccacacacactcctccaGGCCTCAGTCATGGCTCAGAGCTTACCTGCTGAGCAAGCACTGAGCCTACCTGGCATGTGATGGATGCAGTAACTTAGCAACTGatgtttttgctgctgctgcagacCCCTGCATTTTTCCATTCCCGAGCCCACCAGCCTGGCCCTAGTATCTTATCTGCCCGTCTGTGAGAGCCCCCTCCCTTGGAGCTGCTAAACCTGCTTCTCCTGAACAAGGAGCCCCCAGGAAACGTAATGTCACCTTGGGGACAGCTTCTCAACTAGTGACTAATGGTTCTGGGATGGCATTGTCCTGGCTCTCACCCTCAGGTGGGGACAGCTCAGAGCTGTGTGCCTTTCACTTTTGCCTAGAGTGTCTGCCACAGGACAGCTGGCCTCATAACAGCCCATCACTGTTTGCTTTCCTTTGCATTCAACTTCCATAAGCCCCCTAAAGACCactctcccagtgaggggctggtaCGGGATGCTCAGTTGACCGTGTTTCTGGGAGAGTTTGGTGTGGGTCTTGGTTCTCCTCCCAGAGGTTATGGCCTCATTACTTGTTCTGCCTCACTTTCAGTCTGTCAAATGGGTCTCAGCCTTCAGCCAGGAAGGGAGCCTTACCCTTGGTTGTAGGTCGTCAGGTACCGCTGATCTCTGTCAGACTCGTAGGAGCCCCGAACGTAGCTGGGGTTGTTAATCGTGAACCCTGTGGGCTCCTGCACAAGATGAAGACAGGATGTTCAGGACTCAGGCACATTCTTAGAGGTAGGGGTGGGTGTGGCACTCTTACCTTGTTCCCCACGGACTCCCTGCCAAGCAGGGCAACATTTGTCTGTTGCATCCGCTGGGGTGGCTGGTAGGACCTGTGGCTCATGCTGGCAGGCTGTGGGCTTGGAGTAGGCATCTGTAGGGAGCAGAGCCACAAGATGGGAGGCTGGGTGGCTAGCTGAGGTCATATAACTGAGGAAGGATGGGCAGGGTGCTTCCACACCCTGACAAATCATTCCGAGTTTCAAAGCACACCTCTCTGCCCCAGTCCCCAGCTTTCCGCTCCATCTCAGACACCCTTTATCTACCTCTCCAGACAGTCTGCCTGCTCCCGTTCTTCCCTGCTGGGCCCCTGTCACTCACTCTGGGGTTCAGGGTCCTTTCATTCACTCGGCTGTATCCTGTGTCCCGATCAGAGCCTCTGGCCAGCACAGGCAGAAACTCACTTCCCTGAAGGGAGCAAAGCAGCCGTGGGTACCACCCCTTCACAATTCCAAGCCAGGTGCAATTGTCCCCACAAGTGGCCCTGGCCCCCCAGGAGCACAGTGCTTACCTGAGGATGACTTATAGGGAGGAAGTCTGACTTGGTGACACTCCGTCCCGGGTGGAGGATCTGGAGAGGGGTGCACAGTGGGAAATCAACTTAGCCTCCCTTGCCCTCAGTGGCTCCCACGCCCTCTGATTCTAGCCCCCACTGTCTCAGGCATGCAGAAGGGTTCTGTACGGACAGGTATGACCAGTGCAACTGAGGAAGAGGTGGAGTTTAGGTGGAATGACCAACCCCATGGTCCTGAATGGGAGCCAGCAGGGAAAGTTGCCATCTGAGCATTGAGTGACCTTGGCCCTTCACTTACTTGGACCTCAGTATTCTCATCTATGAGGGGATGCCCTGAACTGTGGTAGTGGTGTTCTTTAATGCTCTTTCACTCCATACTTGACTGGAGAGCTTTGTGTCAGAAGTTTAAAAAGTGACTGCAGACCCCTAATCTTGAGAATTTCAATGCTCCTGGAACAACACTCACGGGGTCCCCGGGAAACGCCTGTGAGGGTGGCTGGAAGACAATGGGATTCTTGGTAGACTCTTCAGTGAAGCCAGTTTCTTCTTTGGAACCGATTGTCTTCTTGAGCAAGAGATCTGCAAAAGCCACAgttctctgtgtcccagcaggAGAGGGACAGACTCCAGGGCCGAggccaggaaagcagaaggaagaatAGGAACTAACAGGCCAGGAGTAGCCGTGGTCAGGCCCTAGTGACCCTGCTACAATAGCAGGCCAGGGCACTGAGATCAGCCCCGGGACACAGCTCCCTCAAGCCACCTGGATGTCTGTCGTCCTTTCTCCCCTGGTGGCTTCTGAGAACCCTGCTAGCTCCAATCCCCCTGGAGTCTCCCCAAGGGGTCGGAGAAGGAAAGCCGAGCTGGGGGGACCTACCTGGGTGGTTTGGAGTCTCCTTGATATACTTGGAATTGTACTCAGAGGTCATGAAGCGTGGACCCTGGAACACACAAGCCAGGACAATAGGGACACAGTGGGCCAGGGTGGAAGGTGAGCATTCCATGATGGTAGTGGTAGCTCTTTGGATGTATGAACTCCCAGTGAGCCTTAGAGGAGGAGACTAccacaacaccccttcatgataattCCAAGTCACACACCAAGCTGAGTTCCTGGAAATAACCCCAAGGAACTCAGACAGAAGCAAGGGGGTCGTGATGAAGGGGGAAAAACTGatggaagaaaacacacacaagctGGGTCATGGGACACATGGGACAGAGCAGGGTATGGTGGCCACTTTGATGCAGTTTGATAACTATCAAATTGAAAATGTCTTGCTCTCTGCAATGTTTCACGGGGGCCCGAGCCCACATGCAGTAGCTCCCTGAGAGAGTAATCCCAGGTCCAAGCTCTGCAGGGGGAGGAGGCTGGTGTGGTCCCACAGCCCTTCCCATTCCAGCCGGAGCAGACGTCCACTCACATAGTGCGAGTTCTCCCACTCCATAGAGCCCTTGCCCTGCTGCTGGTGGAGCAGAGGAACCTCCTTGGGCTCCAGCCCTGTGATGGTCTGAGGCCCGTGATCCTGGGTGTCGAAGTGGACCTTCCTCACCTGGAGGAGGGAATACAAGTGATTATCCTGGCAGGTGAGGGGGTGCCAATCACTTTCTCCCCTCCATTCTACAGACCACCTTCACGGCAGTCTATGTGGCTCTGTTACGGTGAAGCCAGTGGGGTCCCTCCTGTATCAGAGATTGCAACGTCTTGCTCATAGTGACTCTCATACCCTGACAGCAGCCCACTGGGATGTCGGGTCCTCAGGCTACTGCAGGCACTCAGCTCCTTGTTGAGTCCCACAACCAGAGactcctgcctcagggcctttgcacagatGTACTGTGGGGCACACACATCCCTTTGATACTAGAGGGATGATGCAGCCTCTTTTGAACCTTGCCCAGTGCCTCCATAGTAACCTCTTCCCCAGCCCTTGGGCTTGTATTTCATCTCTCCTTCCTCACGTTGTATTTTCCTCTGCTCTTActccttccaatttttttttaagatttatttatttattatgtatacagcatgtatgactgcaggccagaagagggcaccagatctcattacagatggttgtgagccaccatgtggttgctgggaattgaactcaggacctctggaagagcagtcagtgctcttaacctctgagccatctctccagcccctccttccgatttttttttttaaataaaaagatttattagtggggctggagagacgactcagcagttaagagcactgactgcttttccagaggtcctgagttcaattcccagcaaccacatggtgtctcaaaaccatctgtgatgggatctggtgccctcttctggtgggcagAAATACATGcctatataataataattaaatcttttttaaaaaacagatttattagtattttatgtgtctgtgctTATATATGTCACATGTAgacaggtgtccacagaggccagataagggcatcagatatcctgaagctggagttgcaggcagttatgAGGCTCctggtgtggtgctgggaactgtgctcacatcctcgggaagagcagcaaacactcttcatctctgagccatgtctcctgcCATCGTCACCAAAGTTGAGATACGGtctcatgtggctcaggctggcctcaaacttgatatgtagctaaggataactttgaactccttatcctgcttcctccatcccccagtgctgggattacaggtaaataccactgtgcctggtttatgAAGTACTGGGCATGGAACCCAGAGTCTCATGGATGTTACCAagcaccctacccactgagctacagcctaaGCACACTCCCTCCAAAGCCAAAATGTGTTCAGAACAGACTGGCTGGCTGAAGGGACAGTCGTCCTCGGGACCACGGAGGTGACCTGACTGGTGGCGACAACGATGACAGAAGCGGAGATGGCGGTGATTGTGTGCGGGTGGGAGGTCGGGAGAGGGGTGGCAAAGGGTCTGGACAGGAGTAGGACCCTGGCGTCTGGGAGGATGGAGTAGAGGGGAGGGTGGTGACAGGGCCGTGGGGAGACATGGAGAGGGTAGTGGCGGTGGGGACAGTGGGGATGAAGGTGAGGTCACACTGGGGAGTGGTTCCCCACCCAAGACGTTGTCATCTGAGCTTTGTGCAATGGTTGGAAGTACTGTTCCTGCTTGCTCAAAGGAACccaccctccctgccttcctgcacACGTCCTGGGTTCACTCCTTCCCAGCATGGGCCCCGAACTGACCTCCTTGGAAAGCGGCCCCGAATTGAGCTTCTCGCGCCCATAGCCAGAGGTGGTCTGGTACAGGTTCCAGGGCAGAGAGTGCTTGCCATCAGGCACTTCTAGGGGAGCGTAGCTCTGACTGGTCACAGACTTGGAAGTGTCATGGATTTGTTCCCTAAGGGGTAGGAGGAAGTAAGAGCTGTGACCTCCCGGGGccatctgcctttgccttggAGCGCGGGGCAATGACATCTCCGGTAGCTAAAATCCAGCAGGGCGGAGGTGGGAGGAAAGGGGCGATGGAAACTGTACCCCATGGCTGGATTGTCCAGGGTGTCCAGGTGGGGCTGATAGGAGACCAGGGGCCGATAGTTGGATTTGTAGCCTGTGCCTACGTGGCTCCCCATTCGGGGCTTGAACTCCTCCCGACCTGCCAGGGAGCAAGAGCAAGACAGGGTTAAAGGTCATCAGAAAGGGAGGAGTGGCTTCCGGGGTCAGCATCCCCCAGGGCCCAGGAGCCACCAAGCCAGGGGAATACCCAACATCCTAGGGGATGGGAGCTGGGTAGGCCTGGCCCTTCAGGGGactatgatggcaggaaacagagccaatggcggggggggggggggggggggggggggacacaagaACCATGTGACAGACTCACTGAAGAGACAAGACAAaggatggggagtgggggagtgggggggaatGGGGGGGAATGGCTGGACAAGGCCAGCTCGATAGTGTGAGCccttgggttctgggaataaTAGAACAGCtctgtgcagcagcagcagcagcaggtcacTATAGTGGGACTGAACTAGAGActgtgcctcccctggcccctctTGCCACCCAGGGTCCCACACTGGGGGTCCTCACCATAGGCTGTGCAGTAGCTGGTAGCATAAAACTTCAGAGGGTCAGAGCATCCCCCCGAACTCATCTTCACATAAGGAGAGACAACCCCGAGAGggagttttcccatcatgatgctGTGGGGCAGGGCCCCGCAGGCCTGAGAAGAAACCCAGGAGGCCCTCAGGAGTCCTGGTCCCAGGCTCCAACCCCAGCAGTGGCAATCGCCCCCATAGACTCGAGGCCTTCTCGTAAGGCCCCTGTTCCCGTTTCTGGACACTGCGTCTCAAGCCAAAGGAAGAACCCATTCTCACACTCTCACACTGGCTTATCGCATACCAGCTTTCAAATGCCCCCATTTTAAAGCCAAGAGGCTTCAGTGCCAAGGAATGAATTGAAGTTCCTGACAAGAGCCAAGAGCTGGGATTCAGACCTGGGGTTATCTGAATCCTAGTCCTCTGGTCTgacacccctaccccccaccccacccccacacacgtGTGTGTCTTATGGAGTACATGACCAGATGACTGCCTACCTGGGATTCCTCTCCTGTGAGTCATACCCCTCACCTCCATCTTTGACTCAGTTCCTTCCCCACGCCCCTCCCTCTGGAAGCTCACGGTGCTCTCCTGGGGCCTTAGACAGTAGGCCCCACCCTCACCTGCCCTCTGCAGCTGTCTCTGAGGTCGGCAGAGGccacaggaggcaggagctgctgagaAGCCGGCCCTCCTGAGGGGGAGATGGCCAAGCTAGAAGAAACAGAGTGTTGCTTAGCAACCAGCACCTAGCAACAGCGTCCCAAGCCTCTGAAGCCCTTCTCAAGCCATGGCCCACTGAAGGGCTGACCTGCCCAGGAGCGGAGCATCAGGCATGGCACAGACTTGGTCCCATCTCCATGACTCTGGGCCCagctgcctgcacaagaccatGAACAGCTGCTTGTCCTAACTGACGTGAAATAAACGATAATGGACAATCACTCCCGTTTTATAGAGTACCCACTTCTCACCAGACACATTACATCCTTTATCTCCATCCTCCTATCGGCTCTTCCAGGTAGCTATTATTATCCTCTCTTCGCTGGGGAACAAGAGGCTTAGATAGGCAAAGCAGCTCGACCAGCCAGAGAtctcaaaatcaaaaaaataaCCCAATTGAGATTCCACGTgggtggatcctgatcccactcttATGCCTCCTGGTAAATTAATGTTTACTCTGTTCTGCTCCAGCCAAATCTGTGCTAAGCTCTTTACACACATTACCTCTTACAATCTCCCAGACTCCCCCATGAGCTTGGGGCTCTTGGTATATGGCCAATAACCACAGCAGCTCCAACCAGGCTTGCTGGCTTTCCTAAGGTGTCTTTCCTTTTCAGGACCTCACTTCTCCATCTTAAATATGTAACTTCTGGCAGAAAAGTGTGGGTCCAGCTCTTGATGGAAGGAAGGGGGCAACATTGTTACTTACCTGCAAGCTGTTGTCTCGAGGCAACCCCCAGTCAGCTCCCCGGGGATTGCCCTAACAGCCTGCATGCCTCCAGTTGGTTTTCAGCCTTGTAAACACTGTGACAGTTGGATCTCTAGGGGGAGAGGGGGGACTCTGATCAGGGTCTGCCAATTACTGGGGTGCAAGTTCTGCCATCACTGCTGCTTTCAGTCAATGCTGCGGCCCAAATGGAActtgaaataatttcattttgaacACCCCAGGGGTTAACAGCCAGCCTGTAGATTCCCTGCCTTCGGCTGTCACGAGTGTGTGAACT
The nucleotide sequence above comes from Peromyscus maniculatus bairdii isolate BWxNUB_F1_BW_parent chromosome 1, HU_Pman_BW_mat_3.1, whole genome shotgun sequence. Encoded proteins:
- the Saxo4 gene encoding stabilizer of axonemal microtubules 4 gives rise to the protein MMGKLPLGVVSPYVKMSSGGCSDPLKFYATSYCTAYGREEFKPRMGSHVGTGYKSNYRPLVSYQPHLDTLDNPAMGEQIHDTSKSVTSQSYAPLEVPDGKHSLPWNLYQTTSGYGREKLNSGPLSKEVRKVHFDTQDHGPQTITGLEPKEVPLLHQQQGKGSMEWENSHYGPRFMTSEYNSKYIKETPNHPDLLLKKTIGSKEETGFTEESTKNPIVFQPPSQAFPGDPILHPGRSVTKSDFLPISHPQGSEFLPVLARGSDRDTGYSRVNERTLNPRMPTPSPQPASMSHRSYQPPQRMQQTNVALLGRESVGNKEPTGFTINNPSYVRGSYESDRDQRYLTTYNQGYFENIPKGLDREGWTRGGIQPQKAGGYALNEPVTRMDATPNPTETLRHLHPHVARTLTSVDPYYRDIPHSNRYTASS